A genomic stretch from Brevinematia bacterium includes:
- a CDS encoding MBL fold metallo-hydrolase, with the protein MNIETFVLGVNQTNCYLVWGESEGLVIDPGDDPKLLIDIVNARKIKLKYVINTHAHFDHIMGNNTLVSSTGAKLAINRLDVEMLSNAFYNLSAYFLSPFCSIKPDILLEDGSKLCVESEEFTVIHTPGHTPGASCIYFPERRVVFTGDTLFRFSYGRTDLFGGNAEDMLASLKKLLAILKDEDICLPGHGENFKFGEVRKWIEELV; encoded by the coding sequence ATGAATATCGAAACTTTTGTTTTAGGAGTAAATCAAACTAATTGTTACTTAGTATGGGGTGAGAGCGAAGGATTAGTAATAGACCCTGGTGACGATCCTAAACTACTAATTGACATAGTGAATGCTAGGAAAATCAAGCTAAAGTATGTCATCAACACTCATGCGCATTTTGACCATATAATGGGCAATAACACACTGGTTTCCTCAACAGGTGCAAAGCTTGCAATTAACAGATTAGACGTAGAAATGTTATCTAATGCCTTTTATAACCTTTCAGCTTATTTTCTAAGTCCCTTTTGCTCTATAAAACCAGACATACTTCTAGAAGATGGTAGTAAGCTTTGTGTAGAAAGTGAAGAATTTACAGTTATCCACACGCCCGGACACACACCAGGGGCAAGTTGTATCTATTTCCCTGAAAGAAGAGTTGTCTTTACAGGTGACACTTTGTTTAGATTTTCCTATGGCAGGACAGATCTTTTTGGCGGAAATGCTGAAGATATGCTAGCTTCTCTAAAGAAGTTGCTAGCTATCCTTAAGGATGAGGATATTTGCTTACCAGGGCACGGTGAGAACTTTAAGTTTGGCGAAGTTAGAAAATGGATAGAGGAGTTAGTCTAA